From Camelina sativa cultivar DH55 chromosome 5, Cs, whole genome shotgun sequence:
ACAATGTCCAGACAGATTGTTGAAGCTGCAGGAAGTAGAGGAAAATAACAATAAAGATACAGAGGATGCAGACGAGCTCTTGATGCATGAAGTGGTCTACTTGAATGAGAAGTTAGTAGTACCAAGCAAGTTCGAGACAACTACAGCTAGAAACAACATATGGTACCTCGACAATGGTGCGAGTAATCATATGACTGGGGATAAGAGGTATTTTAGCAAGCTTGACACATCTGTAACTGGTAAAGTACGCTTCGGGGATGATTCACGAGTTGATATCAAAGGAAAGGGAACCATTGCGTTTATTGATCAGAATGGAAAACCGAGAGTTATGACTGATGTCTATTATATTCCAGACTTGAAGAGCAATATAATTAGTCTCGGTCAGGCCACTGAAGCAGGTCTTGACATACGACTGAGAGGCAACTATTTAACTAtgaaagatgaagaagggaaTCTACTtgtgaaaacagagaaatcaagaaaccGGTTGTATAAAGTTCAGATGGGATTGCAGGACAACACCTGTTGTAATTTTTCAGAGATAAGCGAACCAAGTAGGTGGCACACGAGGCTGGGACATATCAACTATGCCACCTTAACTTCAATGTTGAGAAAAGGACTAGTTCTTGGAGCTCCGAAACTTGCTGTTGAAAAAGAAGTCTGCAGATCGTGTTTACTCGGCAAGCAAACAAGACATATGTTTCCACAAGCAACCAGTTTTCGAGCTACAAAAAGACTAGAACTCTTACATGGAGATCTATGCGGTCCAATTACACCGTGTACGCCTGCTGGAAATAGATATATTTTCGTGATCATCGACGATTACTCTCGCTACATGTGGACTATGTTGCtaagagaaaagggagaagcaTTTCTTAAATTTCAGAAGTTTAAAGCTATGATTGAGAAAGAAGTTGCTGAAAAGATACAAACCTTCAGAACAGATAGGGGAGGGGAGTTTGTATCTAATGAATTTAATGCCTTCTGCAATACTGCTGGTATAAAGAGACACTTGACTGCACCATAcactccacaacagaatggaGTAGTGGAGAGAAGCAATAGAACCTTGATGGAAATGACTAGAAGTATCATGAAGCATATGAATATGCCTAACTATCTTTGGGGAGAGGCTTTGAGACATTCAACTTACTTGCTTAACAGAGTAGTGACAAGAGCTCTGAAGGATGTGACACCATATGAGTTCTTTCGTGAAAAGAGACCCACTGTCGAACATATTAGAATATTTGGGTGCATCGGCTATGCTAAGGTAGACAAACCAAATCTAAGAAAGTTAGATGACAGAACAAGGGAACTTGTTCACTTGGGAACAGAACCGGGTTCCAAAGCTTACAGACTGTTGGATTGTTTCAAAGAAAATTATAGTAAGCCGTGATGTGATGTTTGATGAGTCTAAAGGATTGAGTTGGTCAAGAAATCATGAAATAGAGAATGGTGATGGAAGTTTTAAGATCACTTTTGATGTGTTTGGGAATCACGGTCTTCAAGAATTTGGTTGTCATACTGAAGAACAGGATACAAATGATGAGACTCACAGCATTGGTGAGGAAGAAAGACATTCAAGGAATATAATTGAAGCTGAAGAAACAGAACTTGAGACAGACGAAACTGCAACAAACTCTGCAGAACAAATGTCTCCGGAACTAAGAAGATCAAATCGTGTAAGGGTTAAGCCTAAATATCTAGAGGATTATGTCTTGCTTGCTGAAGCAGAAGGTGAATTCCTGTTGCTTAGTATCAACAATGAGCCCAAAAACTTTGAAGAAGCTCAAAAATATAAGGAATGGGTACGAGCATGTGAAGAGGAAATAGGCTCGATCGAGAAGCTTAGGACATGGGATCTTGTTGAACTACCTGTAGGAGCAAAGCCAATTGGTCTTAAGTGGGTGTTTAAGTTGAAGAGAAATTCTGATGGTAGTGTCAACAAATATAAAGCTCGATTGGTAGCTAAAGGTTATATCCAGAAGTATGGAGTTGACTTTGAAGAGGTCTTCGCACCAGTGGCTAGGATAGAAACCATACGGTTACTTGTCGATCTTGCTGCTTCTCATGGATGGGAGATTCACCATCTTGACGTCAAAACTGCTTTTCTGCACGGTGAGATAAAGGAGACTGTGTATGTATCTCAACCTGAGGGTTTCGAACAAAAGGGACACGAAGGGAAGGTATACAAGCTTAATAAGGCTTTGTATGGCTTGAAACAGGCGCCTAGAGCTTGGAATCATAAGTTGAATCACATTTTACTGGAGTTGCGGTTTGTTAAATGTTCAAAGGAGCCCTCTGTTTACCGGAAGAGTATTGGTCCTGATCTTCTCATTGTTggagtttatgttgatgacttaTTTATCACAGGGACAAGTTTGAGCGTTATTGTCAAATTTAAGGAGGAGATGTCttctaaatttgaaatgagtgacTTGGGAAGATTAACTTATTATCTTGGTATGCAAGTGAATCAACATCAAGGTGGTATTACATTAAGCCAAGCTTGTTATGCTCAGAGAATTTTGGAAGAAACAGGAATGGCTAAGTGTAATTCTGTGCTTATCCCGATGGAACCAGAACTGAAGCTATCAAAAGCTGAGAACGAAAAGGAGATTAACGCAACTACTTATCGGAAGAACGTTGGTTGTCTACGTTATTTGTTACATACGAGACCAGACTTGTCTTATTGTGTTGGAATTTTAAGTCGTTATATGCAGAGTCCGAGGGAGTCACACGGTGCAGCCATGAAGCAATGTCTACGATATCTTAGAGGTACCGTTAACCTTGGATTGTCTTATGGGAGGATGAAGATgccaaagttaataggttacaCTGATAGTAGCCATAACGTTGATGAGGATGATGGTAGGAGCACATCGGGGCACATCTTTTATCTCGGAGAAGGTCCTATCACATGGTGTTCGCAGAAACAGGATGTAGTGACCTTATCATCTTGTGAAGCAGAGTTTATGGCTGCTACAGAAGGTGCAAAACAAGCAGTGTGGTTACAAGACTTGATGGTGGAGATTACCGGAGCTAAAGAAGAGAAGGTCTTGATCCGTATCGATAATCAGTCGGCAATTGCACTCACCAAGAACCCTGTTTTCCATGGGAAAAGCAAGCATATTCACAGGCGCTATCATTTTATCAGAGAAAGGGTTGAGAGTGGCCAAATTGAGGTGGAGCATGTTCCAGGTACTGAGCAGAGAGCAGACATACTCACCAAGGCAttagacaaaaataaattcagaGTTATGAGGGATCTCTTGGGAGTTCAAGACTTGATGAAACAGAGCTTCAAGCTTAAGGAGGAGATTGTTGGAgttggagtaagcttgaagAAAGTCTAAAGTAGAAACTTGTCCTAATCCTATTGTGTTTGTGATAACAAAGAGATAAGGGTCTAATGTCTAGGAGTTATCTAGGTGTGTAAggattcctattaggattaggattagtaGAGGCTTATTTAAGGATGTGTTGAGCTGTGACACAACTtaagagatttgagagattgAGTGTTTTGAGAGAGACCAAAGTTTTGAGTGAGTTTCTTTGGtattaataaagagagttattctttgtTAATTGAGTTCTTGAAACAATCTCTTAAAttctataatatatgtataaaccAGGAGGGAAAAAACAGTGAGGTGGAGTTTCCGGTGATGACTTTCATTGGAATGATCGGATTTTAGGCTCGATGGAATCGTCGCCGGGCACTACTACATGGTGGTGTTTTGACGTACGTAGAGAATTAAGTCTCGTTAATTAAGGTTGGAATCAATTTACCATTTTGACGTTAGAGATCGTGGTCTTATAAAAAACACACATGGATTTTCCCTTGTAATAATAACAGTAATTCTTAATAGAAAAAGTTTGGTCCCAAATATATCAATATTACAAGAGAGTTggttaaaaaggaagaagcgTAAAACACGTTGTAACAAACCTTTTGTCCCTTCCAGTGAATAAAGCCAAACCCAAAATCTTATCTGAGATTCTAGTTCTTGCAGTGTACGTTTTTAAACCTATGTACAATAACTTATGTCATCCAAGTAACTAAAAAATCTTTGCCCTACCATGCCTTAATTCCACTTATGTGCTCTCTCATACAGCAAATTCTTTAGTGGAACAAGATGAgtataatgaaataaatatacgGTTACTCTATCAACATACAAATCATATACTTAGCGCTAGCATGCAAAGCAAAAATTGAATAGTAGATGTTtacaatatataatatcaaattcaaCGTTTAGTTCATAAAGTTCGCTAAATGAAACAAGTTTTCAcgaataaattttgatttttcccaaacataaaaagttattttgagCAGATTCGCCGAAGGTAAAATAGTTTGGGGTAGCCATTGCGATAGGGTGGTCCAGCCTGTATGTAGATTTTATATAGCTTGTTGGAAACACGTGAACTAAAGTGTGTGGTGGAAAACTGTAGTTAATTTTGGTAGGTTGAGAATGGAAAACACGTGAACAGCCTGGTGTGTGTAACACACCTATCCCCTGTAAGTATATAAGAGCATCATTATTGGTAGGTTGttaattttagggttcttaaaatttttaatattaaaaagtatatttttataagttaagaacttttgtttgttaattaaaattgtactcCTCCAATGAAAAGCTCTTAGAAATGAGGttcttagttttgaaaaaaaaaattaatgtttaaatgtttaaacaatgaaaatattattattgcatttcataaacttttaaacatacaaaacacaaaacatattaaaatagaagTAGAAATTACATATGGGGAAAAAGTTTAGTTGTAATATTGATTTGTGGcaaatttttgccagatattctcaaccaaatcatcctTCAATTGTTGATGTTTTTCCTGACTACGAACTTCCTTCGGCTTGCTGAGAATGGTCATCAAATTGTTGACATTTGAAGGTCTATCAGTTGAAAATGTAGAGTCCACATGTGAAGTTCTGTGTGTTTCTACTTGTGCGAATTCTGTTGGATCCAACTGTCTATACCCATCTCGTTCGTCTTTTACTATCATGTTGTGAAGTATGATACACGCTCTCATTATCTTTCCAATTGTTTCCTTATCATGGACAAGATCCGGATTTTTGACTATAGCGAAGCGAgattgcaagactccaaaagcacgctcgacatctttacggACAGCTTCTTGATATGTAGCAAACAAGGATGCCTTTGGATCTTGTGGAATCCgaatagattggataaaagtagcccattttggataaataccatcggtgagatagtaagccaaatgATACTCGCGGCCGTTGACAAAGTAATTAACTTTTGGAGCATGACCTtgtaatatatcatcaaaaaccGGAGAGCGatcaagaacattgatatcGTTTAACGTACCTGGAGGTCCAAAAAATGTGTGCCATATCCACAGATCATGTGACGCTACAGCCTCTAAAATGATGGTTGACTTTCCGGATCCACGTGTgtattgacctttccatgcggtcgggcaattcttccactcccaatgcatacaatcgatgcttcctatcatcccgggaaatcctCGTAGCTCTCCAATATCGAGTAAACGTTGAAGGTCCTCTGGTGTGGGTCTCCTTAgatactcatctccaaataaatttataactcCTTCAACAAAATTGACCAAGCATTGCATCGTAGTGGTTTCAGAAATCCGGAGGTATTCATCAAACGCATCAGCTGCACgaccatatgccatcatacgaattgctGCTGTACACTTCTGTATTGCAGAGAGACCGAACCTTCCggtagcatctcttctttgttgaaagaaTAGAATTTCATTAGAGAGTCGATCAGTAATACGCATGAACAACGCcttgttcattctaaagcgaCGACGAAAAAGATGAGGAGGGTATGTTGCATCTTCActaaaataatcgttccacaagCGGATATGTCCATCTTCACGATTTCTTTCAATATGGACTCTTTTTTTCCTTGGCTTTCTTGCTTGTTGGCGATCAGCATGAGCAGCACTAATATGATCGAACGCTTGATCATACACTTGCTCAAATCGATCATCAAGCACTTtgtccaaattttcaaaattattactAGAAGAAGATGCCATTTATTTCACGAGGCAAAATGACGAAgatcaaaataaagaagaagatatggagttGTGGAgtggtaaaagaaaaagatgagcaATGAAGTTGTAGTAGAAGAAGTATTAACTTATTTGAATTGTAGtaggaagagaagagataagagttGTGGGAGTTGTGGAAGTAATATATGACGATCTTATATAGAGTGGCACAAGTCAactacattaacaaaaaataacaaagcaGTCACGAGCAACAAGTACAAAGAAGTCACGAGGCAAACAATTACAAAGAATTCACGAGGCAAACAATTACAAAGAAGTCGGCATAAAAAACAAGAGTAAAAATGGGTCCTTGAAGTCACGAGCAACAATTCACCAAGCATTCTTGTCATAAACCTGTGTTTAGTTGTCTCTTCGATCCACGAGCATACTTGTCTCTATCTGTCACAAGCCACAACAACACATCCATCAGTTTAACATCGCAAGAACACATAAAGGTTGGTAATCAAAAGcacaaaaacataatatgaCACAACAGAAACTGATTACAATAAAAAGTCAAGAACACAAACAGATTAAACATCACATTAAAACTTCAACAACAGAAACCGATTACAATAAAAAGTCAAGAACATAAACAGATTAAACATCACATTAAAACTTCAACAACAGAAACCGATTACAATAAAAAGTCAAGAACATAAACAGATTAAACATCACACTAAAACTtcaacaacagaaaaatatgACATTAAAACATGAAGAACAGAAACCGATTACATGAAAATGTCATCAATTAGCTTGTTCTTTAAAGCTATATCATGATCAGTTAGTGGCTCTGTTTTTGCAAGTATCATTTCAAGGAGGTTACGATTGCTAATCTTCTCTGTCAAAGcaaaatttttttgctttagcTCCAATATCGCCTCTAACTCCAACAGATACTTGCTATCTTCATCATCAGTGGCTGTTTTCttcacattctttttttttgcctttgaaGCCTTAACACCAGGTGGACGAATCATTGAGTCATCCTCTCTATGGTTCACTGGTTGGGAACTTGAAGAACCGTCCATACCCTTCCTTCTTTTAGCCGTTCCATTCCCTTTAGAAGATGAACTAGCACACCATTTCTGATCATATCTAAGCTCAAGCCAAGCATGTTGTAGGGTGAACTTTACCTTGTGATCATTGAAGTATATTTCGTTGGCTAGCTTCATAACATCATCTTCATTTTGGCCACTTGATCTCTGTTTGGTTGCAGCTTCGTAGCATCCAACAAACTTGCACACATTGTCATTTATCTTCCCCCACCTCTGCTTGATATGACTAGGGGCTCTCTTTTCTAAACCGACAACCTTTGGACTTGCATTGAAATATTCAGCAACCCATTTCCAATAAGCTTCACCTTTTTGACCATTACTTACTATGGGATCCTTGCTCGTGTTCAGCCATGCACCAATGAGCTCAACATCATCCGCTGGTGCCCATTTATTTCTTGATCTACGACCTTGTGATGTAGCATCAGAGCATTGAGTGCTAAACTCAGGAACTTGGATTCACCAAGTTCAATACTTGGTGAATCTATTTCATGAGGATTGGTGTGGGTTTCTCCTTGACTATTTAATAGGTCCATGAAGCCAGGAGAGTGGGTATATGGGTTCATGGAAtcgttttcttttaaatgaGAATGGAAGAGATTGTTGAATGGTTTAGAGTAAATTGTTTGTACTTTGAAGGAGGAATGCTTAACTATATAAGGTGAGATTAACTTAGTTTGAAAAAGATTTGGTTGGTGTGGTTAAGCAATCAATGTTAGAGCAAAGAGAAACGTTTTGGTGGTTGTTGTTATTAGCAATCAATGTCAAAGTACACATTTACCTAACATAACA
This genomic window contains:
- the LOC104789779 gene encoding putative nuclease HARBI1 encodes the protein MASSSSNNFENLDKVLDDRFEQVYDQAFDHISAAHADRQQARKPRKKRVHIERNREDGHIRLWNDYFSEDATYPPHLFRRRFRMNKALFMRITDRLSNEILFFQQRRDATGRFGLSAIQKCTAAIRMMAYGRAADAFDEYLRISETTTMQCLVNFVEGVINLFGDEYLRRPTPEDLQRLLDIGELRGFPGMIGSIDCMHWEWKNCPTAWKGQYTRGSGKSTIILEAVASHDLWIWHTFFGPPGTLNDINVLDRSPVFDDILQGHAPKVNYFVNGREYHLAYYLTDGIYPKWATFIQSIRIPQDPKASLFATYQEAVRKDVERAFGVLQSRFAIVKNPDLVHDKETIGKIMRACIILHNMIVKDERDGYRQLDPTEFAQVETHRTSHVDSTFSTDRPSNVNNLMTILSKPKEVRSQEKHQQLKDDLVENIWQKFATNQYYN
- the LOC104789780 gene encoding glutathione S-transferase T3-like, giving the protein MDLWIIRLSSSLRLENLVEISDMFVVVLGGRSKGDEESDKGTTQSSLATRFLILCSRTKVPEFSTQCSDATSQGRRSRNKWAPADDVELIGAWLNTSKDPIVSNGQKGEAYWKWVAEYFNASPKVVGLEKRAPSHIKQRWGKINDNVCKFVGCYEAATKQRSSGQNEDDVMKLANEIYFNDHKVKFTLQHAWLELRYDQKWCASSSSKGNGTAKRRKGMDGSSSSQPVNHREDDSMIRPPGVKASKAKKKNVKKTATDDEDSKYLLELEAILELKQKNFALTEKISNRNLLEMILAKTEPLTDHDIALKNKLIDDIFM